A genome region from Urocitellus parryii isolate mUroPar1 chromosome X, mUroPar1.hap1, whole genome shotgun sequence includes the following:
- the Cnga2 gene encoding cyclic nucleotide-gated channel alpha-2 yields the protein MTEKSNGVKSATANNHHEPPAIKANGKDDCRTSSRPQSAADDDTSSELQRLAEMDTPRRGRGGFRRIVRLVGVIRDWANRNFREEEARPDSFLERFRGPELQTVTTQQGDGKGDKDGEGKGTKKKFELFVLDPAGDWYYRWLFVIAMPVLYNWCLLVARACFSDLQRGYFLVWLVLDYFSDLVYIADLFIRLRTGFLEQGLLVKDTKKLRDNYIHTLQFKLDVASIIPTDLIYFAVGIHSPEVRFNRLLHFARMFEFFDRTETRTSYPNIFRISNLVLYILVIIHWNACIYYAISKSIGFGVDTWVYPNITDPEYGYLAREYIYCLYWSTLTLTTIGETPPPVKDEEYLFVIFDFLIGVLIFATIVGNVGSMISNMNATRAEFQAKIDAVKHYMQFRKVSKEMEAKVIKWFDYLWTNKKSVDEREVLKNLPAKLRAEIAINVHLSTLKKVRIFQDCEAGLLVELVLKLRPQVFSPGDYICRKGDIGKEMYIIKEGKLAVVADDGVTQYALLSAGSCFGEISILNIKGSKMGNRRTANIRSLGYSDLFCLSKDDLMEAVTEYPDAKKVLEERGREILMKEGLLDENEVAASMEVDVQEKLEQLETNMETLYTRFARLLAEYTGAQQKLKQRITVLETKMKQNEEDYLSDGVTSPEPATAEEP from the exons GATCGTCCGCCTGGTGGGGGTCATCAGAGATTGGGCCAACAGGAATTTCAGGGAGGAGGAAGCGAGGCCTGATTCATTCCTCGAGCGCTTCCGTGGGCCTGAACTCCAGACCGTGACGACACAGCAGGGGGATGGCAAAGGCGACAAAGACGGCGAGGGAAAGGGCACCAA AAAGAAATTTGAACTATTTGTCTTGGACCCAGCTGGGGACTGGTATTACCGCTGGCTCTTTGTCATTGCCATGCCTGTCCTGTACAACTGGTGCCTGCTGGTGGCCAG AGCCTGCTTCAGTGACCTACAGAGAGGTTACTTCCTGGTGTGGCTGGTACTGGACTACTTCTCAGATCTGGTTTACATTGCAGACCTTTTCATCCGATTACGCACAG GTTTCCTAGAGCAGGGGCTGCTGGTCAAAGATACCAAGAAACTGCGAGACAACTACATCCACACCCTGCAATTCAAGCTGGATGTGGCTTCCATCATCCCCACAGACCTCATCTATTTTGCTGTGGGCATCCATAGTCCTGAGGTGCGCTTCAACCGCCTACTGCACTTTGCCCGTATGTTTGAGTTCTTTGATCGCACTGAGACTCGCACCAGCTACCCCAACATCTTTCGTATCAGCAACCTGGTGCTCTACATTTTGGTCATCATCCACTGGAATGCATGCATCTACTATGCCATCTCCAAGTCCATTGGCTTTGGGGTTGACACCTGGGTCTATCCCAATATCACTGACCCTGAATATGGCTACCTGGCTAGGGAATACATCTACTGTCTTTACTGGTCTACACTGACCCTCACCACCATTGGGGAGACACCTCCCCCTGTAAAGGATGAGGAGTACTTATTTGTCATCTTTGACTTCCTGATTGGTGTCCTCATCTTCGCCACCATCGTGGGAAATGTGGGCTCCATGATCTCCAACATGAATGCCACCAGGGCAGAGTTCCAGGCCAAGATTGATGCTGTCAAACACTACATGCAGTTCCGCAAGGTCAGCAAGGAGATGGAAGCCAAGGTCATTAAGTGGTTTGACTACCTGTGGACCAATAAGAAGTCAGTGGATGAGCGGGAAGTTCTCAAGAATCTGCCAGCTAAGCTCAGGGCTGAGATAGCCATCAATGTCCACCTTTCCACACTCAAGAAAGTGCGCATCTTCCAGGATTGTGAAGCTGGCCTGCTGGTAGAGCTGGTACTGAAGCTTCGCCCTCAGGTCTTCAGCCCCGGGGATTACATTTGCCGTAAGGGGGATATTGGCAAGGAGATGTACATCATCAAGGAGGGGAAGTTAGCGGTGGTGGCTGATGATGGTGTGACTCAGTATGCTCTACTATCTGCTGGGAGCTGCTTTGGAGAGATCAGTATCCTTAACATTAAGGGCAGCAAAATGGGCAATCGGCGCACGGCCAATATCCGCAGCCTGGGCTACTCAGATCTCTTCTGTTTGTCCAAGGATGATCTCATGGAAGCTGTGACTGAGTACCCTGACGCCAAGAAGGTTTTGGAGGAGAGAGGTCGGGAGATCCTGATGAAGGAGGGGCTGCTGGATGAGAATGAGGTGGCAGCCAGCATGGAGGTGGATGTGCAGGAAAAGCTAGAGCAACTGGAGACCAACATGGAGACCTTGTATACGCGCTTTGCCCGCCTGCTGGCTGAGTACACAGGGGCCCAGCAGAAGCTCAAGCAGCgcatcacagttctggagaccaaGATGAAACAAAATGAGGAGGATTACCTGTCAGATGGCGTGACCAGCCCAGAGCCAGCTACTGCTGAGGAGCCATGA